The segment GCCTCAGCTGCAACTGCAGCTTCTGTTTCCGCTGCTGCGGATGCTATTGCTGCCAAGGATTTGCACATCTTATCAAACGTCTCTTCCGACAGTTCGGCAGCGGGAATAGTTGCGACCTGCAtgtatctgaaaaaaaaaaaaaaacaaataaacgtaCATCAATTTCAGATCAATTATCCAAATACCGAGTTATACGTACTTATTGGCCTTGAATTTTTCTTGGATCGCCTGTTCCCCCAGGGTATCAGCCTTCATGTGTGTCTTGTTCAGATCGAGAATTATGTCTTTTAGATCTTCTAGCCGGTAGCTAATGTTGGTTTCGAGCATGCGAGACCAGATGGGTAGATCAAGTGCGTAACGGGAGAGAGCCAATGCGCCAGCCGCGATTTGGGACGGCAGGTACGTAAGGTATGGATCAGCATCCAAAAGCGATAGCTCACAGAGATACTGCAATaagaaacatacatacatataagcATATACCAAGATATTAAGCAAAATCTTCAAAAAGCAACAAAATCAAATACAGTAGAATGTAGGTAATGTTCTTGGAACAGGTTACTATAATTCTTGTTTGGATGAGGCAGCGAGATAGTtcggattttatttatttttataaagcaATCAAAACTGTAATTATTCACAGAACTTACCATGCACATGTATTTCACCTTGTCTGGTACGTCGTTCATTACGCAGTAGACGGTGGTAAATACCAACGTAGTTGGTACGGAAAGGTCAAAACCGAGCACTTTGAGGATAAGCTGCTCCATGCGTAGCACTTGTGTTTTGGTGTAAGTGTCATCGGTAATGTACACAAATTCGCCAACATCTGGCGGGTAGATTTCCTCATATTTCCTGTAATAGATCAAATAATGTTTATATGTAAAATTGGAGAACAAAACAAGAGAGAATGAAAACAGAATAGCGACTTACGCAGCAATGAACATGGCAGCTGTGCCAACCAGCTGTAGTTTACCGCGCACTACAGACATGTAGCTGAGAAACCGATCAATATACGAGATGGCCAAGCAAAGCGTCTCGCTTTGTAGACGGTACTCTTCACTGACCTCAACCAGCCAATTTACAAGAATAGTACGCATCGAATGGTTGATGTCCGGTTGTTTTTTCATATAGGCCGGCTTTGGACGGTGCTGTTTCTCCGCTTCCCTTAAATATGACAAAATATCCGACTGATATTCTTCCACTTCGAAGAAACGGTCCCGATCATTACGGGGAGGCAAGGAAATGTCCGCTTCTAACAGAGTTATCGATTTGTCTACCGACATTGGGGAAAAACTTTCGCCCATAGACATCGGCGTTTCAAGCAGGTCATCATTTTTCAATTCTTGCAGTGGCTCGCGTTTAGCATCGACAAGGGAATCGTCCTTTTTAGCGGCTGCACCGTCCTTGGTAACGTTTTCCTTCGAATCAGCATACACTTGAAATGTTTTGAGCGGATCTACGGGTTTGAATACGGCTTTAGCCTGATTCATCGGTAGACTGCCATTTTCATCCGGCTTAGCTTTCGTGTTGTTTAgtggttttattttattttttacatcctTCAGGGTCTGAGAATAGAAAAACGATTAACGAACACAGTTTTAACACAACACTATTGAATCTTACCGCTTTTTCTCCTGGCACTAGGCCATCCGTTTTTTTGTTGCCGACTACATTATTCAACACGCCAAAAGTGGACCGTTGAACCTGGGGTTGTTTGGCCGCCGCACCACCGGGTTTTGTTGCCAAAACACGGTTTTCTTTTTCCAAGTCCTCATGGATTCGAAAAGTGGCCATATTGCTATTGATTATTGCTAGTCTTGTGTCGCTGCGGTAAACCTATTGTTATTGGCCTACTGTGGTGACTTCTTTTGTGCGATCTGTTTTCGGTACACCACTGTTGACTCTTTTCCGTTTATCCGTTTGATATCTCACGTTCGACACGGATGACTGATCAGAGGGCCTCTTGTGTTTTGTCTCTCTTCTACTTACACTCTTGCTACAGATACTCCAGCTACGACGGAACGCTTTGTAGTGCGCAGAAAAATTCCTACAATTCTGCGTTTTGTTCCATATCACAACAGCATTCTCGTTCAAATTGATTAACTATGCTGTACACTAAACATTAAACGATATTAATTTGAGACACAGAATAGATATAAAACAAGTAAAACAGTCCGCGGCGTTCGACGATGCTTCCCTTTGCTATAGAAATTCGCTTCAAAAGGAGGGATTCAAGATGAGACGAGATCAACAGCTGCATACAAAAATGCCCGCTCCGCGACACAAAGCAATGtactaaatttaaatatttttagtaCGTTATACAGGGTGGGCTTAGAAAGTAGGTATGGACTATTCTACCGAATAGGTAATACAAATTCatatctcgggtaatttttcaaatagacctgcGTGACaacgagagattctcttcgtgtctcctctcttgcgATTTTCGCGGTTACATAAATGCatatagaaaagaaaattttcaaaacattttgctAACTGATTGATGTAAAGCTGATGTGTATATTatgccgttttcgtttttgtgatGCAGCTACACCGTTTGGTGTTACACTTTTCGCTGGATAAACGAACGCTTACGGTTCAGCTGCAGTAATGTGGTATGGGTGTGTTTGTGTTTTCctatctgcaccagctacactctctttttttctggtgtagctggtgcagaaaaagtgtagcaatggtgtagcaccaaaatcgaaaacgaacagttttggtgcaaaaaagctacaccggtgtagcctcggtgtagctacaccgcaaaaacgaaaacgacattagagtgactatatacagagtggcgacatgtcatcccaaaagtatgtaatgcgtattttctttctctttcatgcatacgcgttggattggtagtctgctcgattggaatgacactgacagataattatcattccaattttgacattgtctcCACTCTATATATATCTCTGGTGTATATGTGAATGCTTtatagtatcgccgtaaaaacgaaagagagaaggcatgaagagaatctctcattgtcacatataTAGgtcaatttgaaaaattacccgagttatcaaaaactgaaaaatttccCCAGATGGTACACATTTACACAGAGAACTAATAGTTAAGTAGTTTCAAACAGCTGTGATGACAACGCACcgtcaaaaaaagttatttgtaGATGCAAAATTAATGTATGAATTGAACATTGCAGAcattaaaaaaagtaccgagttcggtaaatcttatagagcttgctaagcccagtgcaaaatactacaaaaacttatcgtttttcactcaaacgtatgtttttttaccggggtataactgggggaaaacaaaaacaaacgtgtaaaatcaatgtaaaatctaacaacagcaacaacaaaccgCGCgacgatgtgtgcgtacgataaacgtcagcaagctcaataccGATCTCTGAGCAGCCTTACAAAATTattgcttttttaaattatattttgcttttccttTGAAGATATGACCTTTAaacaatgtaaataaatattgttCGCGAAAAATATAGATATTTTTATTTACAGTACCTTCactgaaaaaacttttcgtatagtttctatgtgtttcacacatagattttttccatgtgccatgtaaatgaactttatgtgccatacagttaccatttatgtgtttttaaaatttacctttaaaatttgcaaatactattcatatgcatataattttcatgtgtacttctgggcggattgtatttatatgtggcacattataatcataaggattttcatttggaaattttccattagttatgtgcggattattttgagtgttggaacaattttacgagtcctacactgagaaaacttttcgtatagtttctaaaTGTTCCACACATAGAtatttgcaatgtgcccagcaAATCAACTTTATGTGaaaaacagttatcatttatgtatttttaacagttatcatcaaaatttgcacatactatacatatgcgtataatttttatgtgtacttctgggtgGATTGTGTatatatgtggcacatgataatcatatggattttcataaatatggaaatttaccattttaGTTTTGtgcagattattttgagtgtacacaaattcatattttaataataattaccctgtaccaaatacattgaaaatatgcttgtcaagcaaaaaGGGGTGCAATAGGaaagcaataacgaaaaacagatgtttcaaattgctaaattgcaaacatgtgtaggatacgcagaaaataaccacgctaataattttcgcgtgggagtctaaaAAGGTAGAATCTCCGCAatattgttaaaataatttgTATGCTAGAATCTGTCAATACGTCTGCATATaaagtcaaatttcgttaattgcactaaccttatcgccga is part of the Sabethes cyaneus chromosome 2, idSabCyanKW18_F2, whole genome shotgun sequence genome and harbors:
- the LOC128734349 gene encoding G2/mitotic-specific cyclin-A yields the protein MATFRIHEDLEKENRVLATKPGGAAAKQPQVQRSTFGVLNNVVGNKKTDGLVPGEKATLKDVKNKIKPLNNTKAKPDENGSLPMNQAKAVFKPVDPLKTFQVYADSKENVTKDGAAAKKDDSLVDAKREPLQELKNDDLLETPMSMGESFSPMSVDKSITLLEADISLPPRNDRDRFFEVEEYQSDILSYLREAEKQHRPKPAYMKKQPDINHSMRTILVNWLVEVSEEYRLQSETLCLAISYIDRFLSYMSVVRGKLQLVGTAAMFIAAKYEEIYPPDVGEFVYITDDTYTKTQVLRMEQLILKVLGFDLSVPTTLVFTTVYCVMNDVPDKVKYMCMYLCELSLLDADPYLTYLPSQIAAGALALSRYALDLPIWSRMLETNISYRLEDLKDIILDLNKTHMKADTLGEQAIQEKFKANKYMQVATIPAAELSEETFDKMCKSLAAIASAAAETEAAVAAEAPLNQNDSVREMMSSLLFV